ATGATATTTTCGATTATTATGTGGACGCATTTAATGTGCCTAATAAATTGAAATCATTAATAGCAAAAATAGATCATCACATTATTAATAATGCAGATGCTGTTATAATTTGCACTGAAAAAAGAAAAGAACAAATTAGAGGGACTAAGCCTAAATATTTAGAAGTGATTCACAATACGCCAGATAGTCGTTTAAATTTGAATGAAAGTTTTCTAAAGAAAGGCAGTAATGATCGTTATTCATTATGCTATGTAGGTGTTTTACAAGATGGAAGGTTTTTAAAAGAAATCGCAAATATTATTTCAAAGCACCGAAATGTTGAACTACATATTGGTGGATTTGGCAAACTAGAAGCTGATCTTACTGCTTTATCAAAGAAATATGAAAATATTTATTTTTATGGAAAATTGGCTTATAGTGATACATTATCCTTAGAAAAGCAATGCGATTTATTATTTGCTCTTTATGAGCCTACTATTCCTAATCATATATATTCAGCTCCTAATAAATTTTATGAAGCTCTTATGTTAGGGAAACCAATATTGATGTTTGAAGGAACAGGTTTCGATAGTATCATTAATCAATTTTCAGTAGGGAAAACGGCGGAATATTCATATGAAGCAGTTGAAAATATAGTCTTAGGTTTCTCAAATGGAGCTGTGCCTAGGCAATTTATACCAAAGGAAATTCAAGAAATATACAATAAACATTTTAGCTGGAATGTGATGGAAGAAAGATTATTAAAATTATATTCGAATATTATAGAGGGTGAGCAAAGTGATTAATATAAAAAAATTATTCTATTTTTCTATGCCTTTTATATCCTTTACACCCCAAATTTTAGTTTTATTAGCTCTTTATTTTCACCATCAATTGTGCTTTTTCTTTTAAGTATAACGAATATAATATTATTGAATCGAAAATTACTGAGTTTTGTTAAAAAGATGAAAGTAGAACATCTCTTTATAAGTTTTATCGCTTTGGCAGCTTATATTAGTATTGTAAATTATCTTAATGGTTTTTACATATTTGATTATGTTTCAAATATCGTAATGTGCTACAACTTAATAAATTATATTTCTTTATTTATATGGTATGAAAAAGTATATCAAAACAATAAATTCTTAGAATATATAATATTTATAGGATTAACCCAGGCGGTCATTTCATCACTAATGGTTTTAATACCTGGATTCAAAGAATTTGCTAACATGTTATATATTGAAGGAGAAAATCCCAGCCTCAATTTATTAGGTATTACCAACCATCGAATTTATGGGATTGGAAGTGGATATACGGTTGCCCTACCATTCATTCAAAGTTTTATGGGAATATTATCGCTATATATTGTTGATAAAAATATGAACATGAAGTATTTATTCTATTCTCTATTCTTAGCGTGGAGTTCTCTGTTGAATAATAGAACAGGCTTTATTATTTATGTAGTGGTCCTTCTTATATTTGTATTAAAAAAGTTATTTAATCGGATATCGTTAAATGCACTATTAATGACCTTCCTCATCTTATCTCTCCTTATTTTAGTGCCAAGATTTTTCCAAGATAGTGATAAATTTCAATGGTTAACGACATCCATAGATGATGTCTTTAGTTATATCCTTCATGGTGATCGAAGTGAGTATACACAGTCGTTAACACAAGATTTTCTGAAGTTTCCTCAAGGGCTTTCAATGATATTTGGTACTGGTCATAGGGCCTTTGGCGAAAAGGCTAGATATTTTTTAGGGTTTAATTCAGATATTGGTTACGTTAATGACCTGTTTAAAGGTGGATTGATATATGTAATTATCTTATATTCTACATTATTTATTAATCTTTTCAGAAGAGTCTCAAACAGATTTTTGCTTGTCTCTATTACTATATTTTTGATACTGGCTAATTATAAGGGGGAAATAATCAATGGATCAGCTGTAATGATGCTCGCTATAATTATTTCAATATCTTTCACATACTATTCGAATAGGTGGAAGGAGGCTTAAAATTGATTGCATTTATAGGTGATTTTCATTCTAACGATGGTGTAGCTAATGCAAATAAGAATATAAAAAACGGAATCATTGAGTCAAAGATAAAAAATCAATTTCTTTTTTCTAAAGAAACTCATCCTATCAAGCGAATTATTGAAATATTTAAATTAGTGTATAACACTGAAAAAATTTGCTTTTCTGGAATTACTAAGGTGAATATTTTAATTATTATGCTTGCAAAAATTTTCAATAAAAAATTTACTATCTACTTCATGGCTATCCAGCGTATGAACAATCAATTGAAGGCGTTCTTTCCCCAAAAAATTAAAGCAATTAAAAAAAATGAATTAAGAAAGTATCAAGTAGTTGATGGAATTATTTGTGTGTCTGAGACATGTGCTGAGTATATAAAAAAAGAATTACCACGACTAAGTGATAAGATTTTTTATATAAATAATCCCATTGATACTAGTCATTGGAAGAAAGAAAAAAATAATAATAGAGATAGGACGGCTATATGCACTACCGGCGGAGGTAGACGGATAAAAAATAATTTAACGATTGCAAAAGCTGTGTCAAAATTGAATGCCGAAGGCTATAATTTATCCTTATATGTACTGGGCTCTAATGGACCAGATACAGAATTATTGAAAGAAGAAAATAGCGTCAAATATCTTGGAAAGCATTCGCATGAAGATACAATTAAACTTTTTCAAAAACTAATATCTACATCCAAAATTCATATTTTGAAACATTCGGCCTAGCAGTACTTGAAGCGCTATTTAATGGAAATAATTTATTAATTTCTAAGAATGTTGGTGCAAGAGACGTGCTAGAAAATCTGCAAAATTCAGATGTTATAAATGATAATCAAAATATTGAGGAAATTACAGAAAAGATTAAAAATATTTTAGTGAATAGTAATAATAGAAGATTATATAATGGGTTAAATCAAGAAAAGATTTCTCCTGAAAATGTAGCCTATGATTTATATGATATTTTAAAGAGATGATAAAATGAGATTCACAATAATAATGCCAGTCTATAATGTTGAAAATTATTTAAAGCGCTCAATCAATAGCATTCTGAACCAAGATTTTCAAGATTGGGAGTTAATAATTGTTAATGACGGGTCTAAAGACAATTCAAGAGAAATTTGCGAAGAGTTTGCTAATAGAGATAATAGAATCAAACTAATTAATCAGAAGAACCAGGGATCTGGTGTAGCTAGGGAAAAAGCCTTAGAAAATGCAAAGGGAGATTATATTGTATTTATTGATCCTGATGATTTCACCGCAGATAATTCTTTGACCGAAATCAACGCTATCATTGATAATTATAAAAAACGCTTGATATTATATTTTGTGGTTATAACGAAATCACTAAAAATAAGGCTGGCAAAAATGTTACAATAGCCCATCAATATATGAATAATGTTTTATTAGAGAATCATGAAATTGCAGCATCTTTTAAATATATTGAAAGCATAAGCATTAAATCACTTTGGAATAAAGTATATGCTCGAGATTTCTTGATAAGAAATAATATATCTTTTTCAGACCAG
This genomic window from Aerococcus sp. Group 1 contains:
- a CDS encoding glycosyltransferase: MPNKLKSLIAKIDHHIINNADAVIICTEKRKEQIRGTKPKYLEVIHNTPDSRLNLNESFLKKGSNDRYSLCYVGVLQDGRFLKEIANIISKHRNVELHIGGFGKLEADLTALSKKYENIYFYGKLAYSDTLSLEKQCDLLFALYEPTIPNHIYSAPNKFYEALMLGKPILMFEGTGFDSIINQFSVGKTAEYSYEAVENIVLGFSNGAVPRQFIPKEIQEIYNKHFSWNVMEERLLKLYSNIIEGEQSD
- a CDS encoding glycosyltransferase — encoded protein: MQNSYFETFGLAVLEALFNGNNLLISKNVGARDVLENLQNSDVINDNQNIEEITEKIKNILVNSNNRRLYNGLNQEKISPENVAYDLYDILKR
- a CDS encoding glycosyltransferase family 4 protein, with the protein product MIAFIGDFHSNDGVANANKNIKNGIIESKIKNQFLFSKETHPIKRIIEIFKLVYNTEKICFSGITKVNILIIMLAKIFNKKFTIYFMAIQRMNNQLKAFFPQKIKAIKKNELRKYQVVDGIICVSETCAEYIKKELPRLSDKIFYINNPIDTSHWKKEKNNNRDRTAICTTGGGRRIKNNLTIAKAVSKLNAEGYNLSLYVLGSNGPDTELLKEENSVKYLGKHSHEDTIKLFQKLISTSKIHILKHSA
- a CDS encoding glycosyltransferase family A protein, producing MPVYNVENYLKRSINSILNQDFQDWELIIVNDGSKDNSREICEEFANRDNRIKLINQKNQGSGVAREKALENAKGDYIVFIDPDDFTADNSLTEINAIIDNYKKRLILYFVVITKSLKIRLAKMLQ